In a genomic window of Tachysurus vachellii isolate PV-2020 chromosome 13, HZAU_Pvac_v1, whole genome shotgun sequence:
- the tstd1 gene encoding thiosulfate:glutathione sulfurtransferase, producing the protein MANPDKEISYSDLKALKAGSKDLVLVDVRSKDEVDRGCIPGSIHIPVQDVEREFSLDEHTFQDKFGVPKPLLDSCDLVFHCQLGRRGEAATEKARSLGFINAKNYAGGYKEWSEKEGK; encoded by the exons ATGGCAAATCCAG ATAAAGAAATCTCCTACAGTGATCTCAAAGCCCTCAAAGCAGGCAGTAAAGACCTTGTGCTTGTAGATGTGCGCTCCAAAGATGAAGTAGACAGAGGATGTATCCCAGGCTCCATCCATATCCCAG TACAAGATGTGGAAAGGGAATTCTCTCTTGATGAACATACTTTTCAAGACAAATTTGGTGTCCCGAAGCCCCTGCTGGATAGCTGTGATCTGGTGTTTCACTGCCAATTGGGACGACGTGGAGAAGCTGCTACAGAGAAGGCCAGAAGCCTTGGTTTCATCAA TGCAAAGAATTATGCTGGAGGTTACAAGGAATGGTCAGAGAAGGAAGGGAAATGA
- the cfap96 gene encoding cilia-and flagella-associated protein 96, protein MPGVKSDMERVGLFKEMGYISIGDKYRPLLYRPINEAAYKNKQMLISGSKKKSALQAGYFDTRFKRIFENEALTDHLKIQRQYQIQQAKKNLTNAFLPSSGEKKSSGIGSYYGTIGGPVKAMSPLEIPKKAYKSPGKNIYTSPAKKGSGYGFPDVTLSKLELYSSDPYDQVKALLKREMADHRSKMKGGPFRLNHHTQECFDSNPYKLKKPQPLSNMPEEKKTHFAVPFKPSSPSKRTGGMKAGTFDPYPSHSTDPYIIKKSKSDSVSANKGLKIFYPSPGPKSTPVKSIISLNVNRFVNSTNYNQVPSVMAH, encoded by the exons ATGCCTGGCGTAAAGTCTGACATGGAGCGAGTTGGGCTCTTCAAGGAAATGGGTTACATCTCTATAGGAGATAAATACAGACCTTTACTTTATC GTCCAATTAATGAAGctgcatataaaaataaacagatgttGATCAGTGGCTCAAAGAAGAAATCAGCACTCCAGGCTGGTTACTTTGACACTCGGTTCAAGCGGATCTTTGAGAATGAGGCATTGACGGACCATCTCAAAATCCAAAGGCAGTACCAGATTCAGCAGGCAAAGAAGAACTTAACAAATGCGTTTTTACCTAGCAGTGGGGAAAAGAAATC CTCAGGTATTGGCAGCTACTATGGAACAATCGGGGGTCCTGTAAAGGCTATGAGTCCCCTGGAGATTCCCAAGAAGGCATACAAATCTCCAGGCAAGAACATATACACCAGTCCagctaagaaaggaagtggatatgg CTTTCCAGATGTTACACTGTCTAAATTGGAATTGTATTCTTCTGACCCTTATGACCAAGTGAAAGCGCTACTAAag CGTGAAATGGCAGATCACAGGTCTAAGATGAAAGGGGGGCCATTTCGTTTGAACCATCATACACAGGAATGTTTTGATAGCAATCCTTACAAGCTTAAGAAACCTCAGCCACTTTCAAACAtgccagaggaaaaaaaaacgcactTTGCTGTGCCTTTCAAACCATCATCTCCCAGCAAAAGG ACTGGAGGAATGAAAGCAGGAACATTCGATCCTTACCCGTCCCATTCCACAGACCCCTACATCATTAAGAAGTCCAAGTCAGATTCTGTAAGTGCAAATAAGGGTTTGAAAATCTTCTACCCATCACCTGGCCCAAAAAGCACTCCAGTGAAGAGCATTATCTCTCTCAATGTGAACAG GTTTGTGAACTCCACCAACTACAATCAAGTCCCGTCTGTAATGGCTCATTAA